In Mytilus edulis chromosome 3, xbMytEdul2.2, whole genome shotgun sequence, the genomic window TCGAATTTTgaagttgtttgttttatatggcaATTATAGATCTCCATTTTTTCTTGTTAGAAAGCACAAAATAATTACCTTGTATTCAGAAAGTTGGACATACACTAAAATTCATAAGATGACAGCTATCTTATCAAAAAAAGTTTCAGTAGCAGATAAAGCTTAATCATGTTCTATACTTCAAGACTATTCAAGGCAAATAGATAAATGAGTCGCAAAGGTAATATGAAAACAATGACTAAACTTTCATATACAAACAgtagacaaaaagtaaaatatcctAGCTGATTCTGGTTATGAATTTTAAAGATAATTGAAATAGTTGAAATAGAAATTCTCAccaaaaaaaatatctgattcCACTACAGATACCACTTTTTTCTGATAAACTTCAACTAAAATTTTTGTTGTGAGGCTTGCAGAGAATTTTAACATTTAAGAGTGGagcaaataaatataatttatatggTTTAAATAGAGCATCTATTTTCCTAATGTCTACATAAATATTCTAAAGTCTCATGGTgcaaactaaaaacaaaatatggtttatttgtttttctaattggACAAAAAATTTAGAATTAGAAAATTGTGCGCATAGTACAACCACGCAATTGAAATGTATTTTTGATCAGACAATAACAACTGTTATGTACTTGTTGATTCTAAATTCAATGTGATAATAAATGGAAAGCAGATGAcgaaaaaatctatgaaaattatGTCATAGACATAACTgaaattcaatgtttttttcaattatagTTCTAGCAACACTGATGAAATATAACACCTCCATCCATTAGTGTTCACAAGAACATCAATAACATCATATATTTCAAGAAAGAGTGTTTAAATCAGAATCAGAAAGGAAAAATTGTTATTATAATAAACTTTAGAAAAAGGATTTTCATAATAGTATACCACGTTTAACCCTTTGTAACTACTTATACATGTGATAATTCTTcgtcattatttttaaaatttcaaatattgttGACTGTTCAACAGATTCAACACAACAAGGTCTAAATCTAAATTCAGTGTGACAAGCTATGTTTTGCTTGTGAAATATATTGCCTAAAAACATTCCACAGGCTAGTACAGATATGAAGTTATATTCTGACTATACTTACTGAGAAATCGTtgaaagataaatttatataagTGACAGTCCTCATCAAAGGTGAAAGGTCAGGTACTTGTGCTATAAAGTGAGCCTACAAAGAAAAAGTATCATTCCTTATTAACTTCAActaaaataaaaagtattatGCAACATTAAACACCATATTTCTAAAAATCCTATGAATTATGGATGTATTGTAAAGAGTTTATTGGTCAGAAGAACTTCTTGGAACCTTTAAATATTGATTAGAACTTGTCTATTTTCTTTTGTAGTCTGCAGATTTTACGGGttttattcttaatattttataatgaacTGCTTCAATGTAAAAAGTGTCAAGTTTTGTAAAGTAAATTGAAATTTCttgttgactttaaaaaaaaatcaatgtaattttcttCAAACATGTTTTGATCACAGTTTTTACTGTCCTTTCTCTACATGCTTAATTCCACCTTCTGTAAATGATTAAATGCAAgtattaattgtaaaaaaaaataagtggaaCCTTTATTCAAGTTTTCATATAAgtaatatatttacaatatattctTGTTATACATGcatattaaattgagaatggaaatggggaatgtgtcaaagagacaacaacctgaccatagaacagaccaCAGTTTACTcataataaattttcaaatgttggcaggtttaaaattaaaaaaagatcattttgaaatttattctCTCTATTTCACTAAGTAAATACCTTCAAACTAAGAATTTTTCCACCATTAATAAGACAATCCAGTATAGCAAGCTCTGAGGGAGATATGACACCATCTCCTGGTGCAGCTGAAAAATAtagttaatacatgtacattaaacatcttcccattgtatataaaaatattaacatttgaaataaataaaaatttcataCTTTGAAGGTGCCTATAGCTAATTGATTTATATCGGTCcatactgttgttttttttttatcttattctttcttttaaataaataccaTGGTGTTTCATTGTTCGTTGCTACATTTGTACCTCATTTCTGACTCTTTTTttttggtggggggggggggggggggggtgggagGAAGGGAGCATGCAGCAGTATAAGTATTCAATTTATTGAAACTCTcaatatgtaaatatgtattttgatcaTATTATATATGTACAAATTAGCTAATTTTTTCTGATAGATTttatggtaaaaagtaaaataacttgATTGTACAATATAAGATGAAGATTGTAAATAATATGACACACATTTATGAATGGGAAATGAGGACTTGCATGTACAAAGTGTTCCACTGACATGTTAACATAATAGATGTCGTTCAAGCATATTATCTAGCTGGTTTTTGCATTCACCATTTTCAGTCTATttgtggataaaaaaaaatctattcaaaGTTGACTGTGACTATGAATTTTTCATAAactttatttattgtaaatttctGTTTAGAGTTGGGCAATGTATGTTGGGCCCTAGAATTATTCCAACCTGTCCCTTTGTGTAAAAAAAGAGATTGgacacaaaatatttcacaatattttaaTTATGACATATAGCCATtctaaaaagtttaaaattaggAAATCAAACAATCTATAATTGAAAATGTCATGATTTGAATGAATTGAACAATTGGTTGGTAAATTTCTCCAACATAAATCTTTTGACTCAAAATTCATTCAAACTAGTAAATATTCCACATTTACTAAGTCCTTATTAAGGCAAAGCTGTTAGAATAGAAATTTAACATACTGAAAGGTGATTGGCTCCTCCCAGATCCTTGGAAGTATCTTGACCTTGCAGAATGGAACATAGTATCTGCACTTGGTACCTCAGTTTCCCTACAATTAAAGTATAATTATCTCTTTGGAAATATAAATTTCTTAAAGGCATGTTACTATGTATACAGAATGTAAAATTCCTGAAAttcaattatatacaaaaaaatcagaaACTGCATTTTTTCTGAATTTAGATGTCAGCTCTCATGAATTAAATGAATGCAAGACTAAAAATTGATTTCGAGatgttttttcttttctctttttttttgtgttgtaatgttgctgtctcattgacatatatacatgtatcccacatatttttttttacacatttttaatttcaatatcaaCATGATTGGCTGATTACCTACTACTGTTAATACAAGTAAATATTGCGACTATGTAAAAGTTGCAAAGCATATTAGACAAAGGACAGTTGCAATGAAGAAGGAAATTGAAGTGTCTATGGTAAAACATCTTTTCAACAGTTGAACAGACAAGCACTGGTGAATGCTACTCTTCCTGATCAAAATATGAATGTTGTGTATCAACACAATGCCCTATTACTTCATAAAATTTAAAGCTTACTGCCTTTGTTGAAATGAACTTCTGGTCAAATCTGTCTCTTCGTCCTCGTACAAAATAATCTCAGTATGAGGAATATTGGCATCATTATACTGAGGACTGTACTTCTTTAATGGTCGTATCACAGATTTTACCTCTGTACCCATCAAATCCCTGACATGTTGTTTAATCATGGCAGCCATTTCTACCAGAAGCTGTCTCTGTGGAATTCTTGGTTCTGTAGGTGGTATATTTTgatctgaaaaaataataataatataagtgtacttattttcttttattatcaaGGCTACATGCATTTGTTTCCATTATGTCTATGGGTCACAGATGAATTTTATTGCATTCTATAGCATACGGTTTAAGATATGGTCTTGCTTATTGGACGTAAAGagtaatatacatgtagctacatgTAGCAAAATGTAACATACCTGAGTCAtttaactttggtggatagttgtctcattcataccacatctccataatTTTTTACATCAAGATTGATTAAAAGTAACATTAATGTTATAGTTTCAATTAGGAGTGGGTAACGTTGGGCTCATTTACAAAAACATGTACAATATAAGTGACAACTTACCTTCAGGGGTAAATTCTTTCACATGCATTTCTTCATTGCTTTGTATAATATGCTTGCGTGCCAATAAATTTGTCAACTTTTTATAATTATGCTTTGAAATTATAGCCTCTCTGACCTTGGGTAGAGGCATTTTCATTACATCTGCACATTCTCCAACAAAAGATTCAAGAGTAAATGCTGGAGGCTGGTAGTAGTGAAATTCATCCTGAGGATCTCCAGGGGGTATAAATGGAACTTCATTGTATCGTTTTGGGGGTCTTGCTGGCAATCCATCTGGACCTCTTGGTTTGAAAGGCTTGACTAGAGACTTCCCATCTACATAAGTTCCCaagcttgtcctatctctatacAGCGGGTCTAAAACATATTTTCTATCCTCTCTGGCAATGTAACTCACATGACTCAATGGAGAACCATATAAATGTAAAGTTCGCTGACTAATTCCTCGTCTTGGATTTGATTCAGAGGGTGGGGGTGATATCAAACTTGGTACAGCACTAGGAGGTGGAGATTGTTGAAAGGAACTATAAGTCTCATattcttcattttcaaaatcataattttcataaaatggtCTCTCAGCTGGATCTGGGGAAGGGGGAAAAGGAATGGGTGGTAATTTTGGTGCTCTTGGTTTTCTAAGCAATTTAAATCCtcctttctttttctttatttcttcagAACTTGAGGTTACAAGAACCtgaaaaatattgacaatatttatttaaagcagatacataaataataaatagAGTTTCTGCAAAATAAATACTATATtatagcaaggatttgtatagtaagactatacaaatccttgattatagtCATTCTATATATACATTTCGTAGTTTCTGAGAAATGGGTGATGAAAATGTTGCgtgaacatttgttttttaatcattCTGTGATTAAATTCCAACACAGAGCATTGTCATGTGGATAGATTAGAAAAATTTAGGTTTTGTGTTTGGTAGAGCTGtttgataaatttgatataaGCTGATATTGATGTCATGGATGTTAATAACATGCTTGTGATATAACAAAGGTattcaatgaaaaatttaaaacccGTAAAATGAAAgtctttaaaaaagaaatctaCATGTAGGCTTCAAACAATTGCAAACAAATAAATCTTGACATTTTGTCAGGACTATAAATTCAGGGAATTCCCGTCtgtatcagaaaataaattcatatactTCTACACATTTTTTTGGGGCAACAGATaagaattaaacatgttaaaaatgtcaaaaacttttGACCAATTACTTTATGCATTGTAACACATCACCTGCCTCTTTTGACtcatttttcaaaagaaattatttgCGTATTTCTTTGATTTCTGTGGGAGTTACTTCTTTTTCTCTCACAAATGGTTTACATTTATTGTTAATCACAAATATTTTTAGCCCTATCAGTATTTTGTTGCattaatataaaaatgagaaataatcaatgtaaaaatGGTAAATTTTTGGAGAAAACCCccaaactaaagttattgtccagaaaccaaaaGTGTCTTCGGACAACAAAAGCGACAATGATAggattacttaaaaaaaaatttttttgacATACACATGTAtctcccatttccattctcaattttattttgctgtcatataaaaacttgaaaagtagtGTAAGCTAAAAATGCAAATTGCAAGAAATTACATAAAACTGACTCTGAATTAGTACTGTTATGACTGTCTGTACATGAAATTGATGTAGAAACCCACAAACAGAAACTgatcagaaaaaaacatatatactgCTGAGCAGAGTTCTCCCCTTAAATCTTAAATAGCATCCTAGAAAATAGCAACATCTTTAGATTATCAACAAAACAATCTAGAAGGTATGGGGGAAATCTGGGTtcagaatatttttgtttgtgcTCTGCTTAAACAGAGTTTTTTTTCCCATCAATTTgtgaatcagaatatttttttaaagaaaaatatcttCAATCTTTGTCGTGATGACAGAGTAATCTCTCTTGTAAATTATCCTCTCTTGTAAAATAATTATCACAATTGTAGTTTCTCCTTAGTACTTATATATTGTAGGTGgcgctttaaaaatattatagaattattgtatgaagtgaaataaatttaaaaaatggtttaTTAGGTTATTGAAAtggcatgaaaaattaaaaatataaaaaatttaaagaaatttgtatcaaattatCCACTAAAACGGTTTGTTTCCTCTATGTACTCCGCTAATAGTTGATTGATATTTTCTGCATTTGGCAAATTGATTGTTAATAAATTGTCTAGATCTGTTGGAATTTGTCCTGTTATGAagtatatttgatgaaataatttgtcTCTGGCATCTGAATACAGGTCACATTCAAAAAGGTAGTgttgtacattttctttttgtttgcagTGATGACAGGTTTCTGTGTCGATGTGCTGGTTTATTAtaaattggtatgcatttaattTAGAATAACCTGTTCGTAAACTGTTGATtatgttgtacattttttttgacGGGAAgtcttttttaactttatctttAACTTCAGGATGAAATCTGAAATAGTGACGTCCAGTATCACTATTTTCCCATCTGCGTTGCCATTTTTTTGTAACAGAATTTCTGGCTGCTTTTTTTACATCTTGTTTTGTAAACACTATATCATCAACGGCTAGTGTTTCTGCTTCTTTAGCAGCTTCTTTTGCCAAGGAGTCTGCCTCGTCATTTCCTTTTATGTTGGCATGTCCTGGTGTCCAGTTTAAGTTTATTAAAAATCCATGttcgtttaaattttttattttccctttgatttcgTTAATGGTTTGATGATAGCTGTCACTTTTCCAATTGAGAGTTAAGATACCTAATGCTGTCTGACTGTCCGAAAATAAAGTTAAAGTATTAATTTGCTCTTTTGAAAAAGATTCTATGTAATCCAGAACCATTTTTATTGCTATAAGTTCAGCTAGCAAGATTGATCCTTTGTTAGAGACaggtctttttaatttttcttctttaTCATTAATGTAAATTATAGCTCCTGCACCGCAGGGGCCTGGATTTCCTAAACATGACCCATCTGTAAAAGCAACTGCTGTGTTTGGTGTTTGAGATTGGAGTTGTTCCGAGATGATTTGTTTTCCTTCCTCTATTTGGGCTGTTGTTCTGGATTTTGAGCTGCCTATGTTACGCCAATAGTCAGGGGCTCTAATGACTGATACTAGACCTTGGTATTCATACTGCGGTTCTATAGTGAAAATTAGGTCATTGGTTTCTGCTCTGAAAGTAAATTCACGTTTATTTTCAACATGCAACCGTTTAAATCAATTCAACGAACCTCTCTCCGGTCACAGTATGGCAAGAGCAGGAGGGATTGCATCCATGATGCGACTGCCAGTACAGGAAACAGCAGAAGGTAAAAAATGTTGACCCGTAGGCGTAAATCATACAAGATGACGAAAAATCGAAAAAtactagttcaaataattatgacgtgtaggaaggctattttaaaaactttctttGAAGCCTTGAAACGCGTCAAAGCAAAACAAAGTTCAACAATCTTTCCCTAAACATTTGCATTCTGaacttattatttaattttaaacaaaaaaattatgtccAGGACattcatcctgaacatgcatgaaatatttgccactggacgttaagcaaccaataatcaatcaatataaaGGACATAATCTTAGTTTTAGTTTAAAGCTGCAATTTAAGGTTGCGGCTTCCTCATATTAAAGTGTGCTTAGCATGTTAAATACACTACTTGTTTTGGTAATACGCGTTAAAAATCGTTAAACTTAATCACTGTGATTCACCTGCAAAAGGTTGAAGGGATTTGAAACTCTCTCcccttgtacatgttgtaagaacctttaaaaaccaaaaatgaaaaacatttgttACAGagaatttaaaatataatttcttttttgcaATCAAAGTTAACTAATGTGTGTTAAAGATATATTGTAGATGTTTTTATAGGTTTTGGATCTTTGTTTCTTACCGTGGGTCCATTGTGCGCCATTTTGACGCTGTAGCCATGAAAACGCGAGATTATCGCGAGAATTAGTTAACATGGGGTTGAAAATTAGGTCATTGGTTTCTGCTCTGAAAGTAAATTCACGTTTATTTTCAACATGCAACCGTTTAAATCAATTCAACGAACCTCTCTCCGGTCACAGTATGGCAAGAGCAGGAGGGATTGCATCCATGATGCGACTGCCAGTACAGGAAACAGCAGAAGGTAAAAAATGTTGACCCGTAGGCGTAAATCATACAAGATGACGAATCGGGTCTATTCGTCCTCATACATGTTCGGACTTACAGGGCTTGGTCCGAACGCCCTGATTCACGTTTGACCTAATGCCAGTTCGTCCTTcgaaaaaatcattttctgatattaaaaaaaaacaatttctaatatttaaaaatcattttctaatattaaaaaatcattttctaatattaaaaaatcattttcaaatattaaaaaatcattttctaataatatgaggcaggcattacctgtaaatggggacgaagtctgtatgaattatttttttgtaaattaaatatttgtttaaaaaagaagaaacggaaataccgtaacgtttccgattttggttctgttgttagggatttagttgtgacgttatttaaattatgacgtcatatgcaatgtaaacaaagaaacgctatcatcaggtaacgttttttcatatcaaggaattattaaaaatgaaattggtattgcacgttccttcctattttatactagactgataaatatatattttactcaaagtttcatacaaacgagaccggaaaaaggaagtacattgtacatttctgcgtaggtccgggatttcaaaacacaacaaaaaaaatttgaacgattttgagttcattagtacaatgaaaaattcgggaaatagttttctaatataaaaaaaaaatgtattttctaatattagaaagtGACTTTAATATtagaacatgattttttttatattagaaaatgatttctgaatataaaaaaatgaatttctaatagTCATATCTCTTTAGTGGTTGAGATTTTAATTTGTAActgtgaaagttttttttttttaacatttagacATAATATCTAATcagcattttaaaataaaatcaacaatgatcattaaattaattaaaataaaaataaatttaacaatggGGCCAAtagttataggaagatgtggtatgagtgccaatgagacaactctccatccaaataacaatttataaaagtaaaccattataggccaaggtatgGTCTTCAACTAGGAGCCTTGGGTCACacggaacaacaagctataaagggccccaaaaagtactagtgtaaaaccactcaaacaagaaaaccaacggtctaacctatatctaatctatataaaaaaaatgagaaacaagaaacacatataaattacataaataaacgacaactactgtaccaagcatttctcaaaaataaacaactattttttttatcttttttaaaatggactctaaattaaattttacatgttttatttgccCTTACAGGCCTACATGCATGTTTTGTTGGAGTACCATTGGATATAGGGACCTCCAATAGATCTGGCACCAGATATGGACCTAGACAAATCAGAGCAGAATCTGCTTTAATAAGGAAATGTAACAATTCAACAGGTTAGAAGTTTATATGGCTCATGCATGTAAGCACTCATACAAAATACATCAGTTTCTTTCATGCTGGGAAATGTTGTAGCTTACTATACAAagtaggttttgctcattgttgtaggcatATGCTGACCTTATGTTTCTTACACATATATGTCTTTCCAACTCTGTTGGGTAATGTACCGACcttgcaagggctgtatagccagtcaatgtTATTAAAAACTTCCATCGTCAGTGGAAATTAATGTATCATTGGCAATTAATCATTCCACATCttgttatttttatgtttatcttGCAAAGAGAAATAATCatccaattttcaataaaatacatACGCTAAAATTAGATTTTGAAAACTTTTCtgggatgtacatgatgtatttaatacctaaaatattgaattgttccCCCTAATTGACTACTTAAGAAATatttcatgggggcttgaatatatcgtgattttaccacgggttggccctttatgacaaatactTTACCCTGagcgattctaataggacaaatatggCAATTCTTTTGGATTGAAGCGCTCTAtgtggaggcaaatatttgccgttcccataaataaacgcactgtTAAATTGGCATAAAAAGAACAGAGCGAACTGAATAAATGACATACGTAAAGTATTTACAATAGCATGTTCATATAGTTTTggatttataatttaaataataatttatttataatgtcttatatgttttaaaaaaatggtttatGCCACATTTAAGCATCGTTTGTTTAcatttccttgttgtgatgatttttggTTTGGCAAGCATGTATTTTCTCGTAACATGCTTATATTCttacgtcatcgttctatgacatcatatatctcattcataaaaaaaacatatgatgtGGGAGTACAATTGGAACAGCCctgacaatatattcatattttaccaagggtgtgtactcaaagcgtttgaaggacatCATGTTAGAATGCTTATTatctaaggccaaataaaaaagtatgtgtggttccagttacatctgaaaaaaagttagggtaggtaggtagggatttttttttttttttttttttttggttactggaaccacacatatatttttatttggcctaacaGATTTTGTTAATATATTGCATTAATTTGTCATGAGTATTTCAGTGTTGATGAGTGGGTGCCATGAAGATGTTACTGGTCTGAAAAACCAAATGAGTTAACAAGAAAAGCAGGTATCTGACAggaaaatgttaaatatatctGTAAGGCCTCAATAATGTCAATTGGAATCTGTATGTTATTGCATTGCTATGCCTGAAATTAACTtacttattttctttttcaaaattacTGGAAATTATAAATAAGgtgattattttgtattttaaacttGGCCAGTATTAGGTAAATGTTAGTGTTTGATCTGTTCAGCCTACTAGGAGAACTGAAAGATGAAGTAACATCTAGTAAATTGGTAGATTCTGTAAACTGTTTTCTCTATCTGTTTTAGGAGCATCACCATTTGATTCTTTCCAAATTGCTGATGTAGGTGATGTCAACATAAACTTATACAATTTACCCAAAGCATGTGAAGatataaggaaacattttttgaAGATCATTAATACAGGGTGTATCCCTTTAGCTCTTGGTGGAGATCATACAATGACCTATCCTATTCTACAGGCTATTAAGGTACTGTTTAAAATAACACATTTCTTTTATCCTACTTTATATATTGTCCAATTctgatttttaaattatattaagtCATAACTAATTTATTAAAATCACAatattttttggggggaaaagggtaaaaggggggtgggggtggggggtaAAACAGTCTCTAAGAATCATGCTGTATAGAATTAATGGTAAAATTCCAGGATGCTTATAGAAttataaaatattagaaaaataattttactgtgatatatataaagatagaatataaaaaggaaaatttcCATATAATATAAGATTGATTTTATGCATGAAATTCAGAGTTATTTTTGTCATCCATTGATGTTAAAATGGAgattaatatttcttttaaaatttttactgtGACAGGAGAAACATGGACCAGTTGGAATGGTGCACATCGATGCTCACTCTGATACAAACGATCTTATGTTGGGGGAAAAGATCGCTCATGGTACTCCCTTCAGGTATGTACAAATTTAAAATGGTCAACTATCTAATAATTCTACATACAGATATTACTACAAAGGGCTGTCACaaaatagaagttccttcataatatcaGTTGCAAATAGCAACAATATTCTGGAATATATTTCcactggaataaatattacagtaaatgttcctaacggaataaaaagtatagaatatttgtttcaacagtcacagatattatgacattgtttataacaaagtttcaaTTTGAACTTCTGTTAGTtggaacaaatatatgttgacagggccaagtgagctattttCATTACTTGGGGTCTGTTTTCTATCCTCATCATactaaaacttttacaaaaatcttatactttgaaactactgggccaattaaaaagaacttggccacaattatcatttgggtatcttgttgcacatatatatatgttaaa contains:
- the LOC139514631 gene encoding leucine-rich repeat-containing protein 63-like isoform X2; the encoded protein is MAHNGPTVLVTSSSEEIKKKKGGFKLLRKPRAPKLPPIPFPPSPDPAERPFYENYDFENEEYETYSSFQQSPPPSAVPSLISPPPSESNPRRGISQRTLHLYGSPLSHVSYIAREDRKYVLDPLYRDRTSLGTYVDGKSLVKPFKPRGPDGLPARPPKRYNEVPFIPPGDPQDEFHYYQPPAFTLESFVGECADVMKMPLPKVREAIISKHNYKKLTNLLARKHIIQSNEEMHVKEFTPEDQNIPPTEPRIPQRQLLVEMAAMIKQHVRDLMGTEVKSVIRPLKKYSPQYNDANIPHTEIILYEDEETDLTRSSFQQRQETEVPSADTMFHSARSRYFQGSGRSQSPFTAPGDGVISPSELAILDCLINGGKILSLKAHFIAQVPDLSPLMRTVTYINLSFNDFSLFPREILGIRQLEVLKLRNNPLRELPPDINSLQNLRVLVVSFCLLSSLPLGLFSLPKLEHLDISYNKVTFIPIEIKYLTRCLRELNLEGNQLPAMPSGALGLELDYLNVKNNFMHPLFWKENTQNQPQRLIDMAALMMFNSDLHMHPEHYPESVNNVLASRSVCDCCQSALYGPGLRIIRPVSKLHGIKNLPFIFRACSPSCLQSFKSSKETLSEVLYGVKDREYEYEDEEHREHM
- the LOC139514631 gene encoding leucine-rich repeat-containing protein 63-like isoform X1 — encoded protein: MQSLLLLPYCDRREVLVTSSSEEIKKKKGGFKLLRKPRAPKLPPIPFPPSPDPAERPFYENYDFENEEYETYSSFQQSPPPSAVPSLISPPPSESNPRRGISQRTLHLYGSPLSHVSYIAREDRKYVLDPLYRDRTSLGTYVDGKSLVKPFKPRGPDGLPARPPKRYNEVPFIPPGDPQDEFHYYQPPAFTLESFVGECADVMKMPLPKVREAIISKHNYKKLTNLLARKHIIQSNEEMHVKEFTPEDQNIPPTEPRIPQRQLLVEMAAMIKQHVRDLMGTEVKSVIRPLKKYSPQYNDANIPHTEIILYEDEETDLTRSSFQQRQETEVPSADTMFHSARSRYFQGSGRSQSPFTAPGDGVISPSELAILDCLINGGKILSLKAHFIAQVPDLSPLMRTVTYINLSFNDFSLFPREILGIRQLEVLKLRNNPLRELPPDINSLQNLRVLVVSFCLLSSLPLGLFSLPKLEHLDISYNKVTFIPIEIKYLTRCLRELNLEGNQLPAMPSGALGLELDYLNVKNNFMHPLFWKENTQNQPQRLIDMAALMMFNSDLHMHPEHYPESVNNVLASRSVCDCCQSALYGPGLRIIRPVSKLHGIKNLPFIFRACSPSCLQSFKSSKETLSEVLYGVKDREYEYEDEEHREHM
- the LOC139514643 gene encoding agmatinase, mitochondrial-like, which codes for MGLKIRSLVSALKVNSRLFSTCNRLNQFNEPLSGHSMARAGGIASMMRLPVQETAEGLHACFVGVPLDIGTSNRSGTRYGPRQIRAESALIRKCNNSTGASPFDSFQIADVGDVNINLYNLPKACEDIRKHFLKIINTGCIPLALGGDHTMTYPILQAIKEKHGPVGMVHIDAHSDTNDLMLGEKIAHGTPFRRAIEEGCLDGKRVIQIGLRGSGYSTSDYDWAKQQGFRCVQAHECWHKSLTPLMEEVRQMMGDKPVYISFDIDGLDPCYAPGTGTPEVGGLTVIQGLEILRGCRGLNVIGGDLVEVSPPYDTTGTTALVGANMLFEMLCVLPGVIYK